Proteins encoded in a region of the Vicia villosa cultivar HV-30 ecotype Madison, WI linkage group LG5, Vvil1.0, whole genome shotgun sequence genome:
- the LOC131603130 gene encoding dynamin-like protein ARC5, protein MAEEKEHNHHQLDETDDNEWRLYEAYNELHALAQELHTPFDAPAVLVVGHQTDGKSALVEALMGFQFNHVGGGTKTRRPITLHMKYGPHCESPSCHLLSDDDPSLSHQMSLPQIQAYIEAENARLERDSCNQFSSKEIIIKVEYKYCPNLTIIDTPGLIAPAPGRKNRALQAQARAVESLVRAKMQHKEFIILCLEDCSDWSNATTRRIVMQIDPELSRTVIVSTKLDTRIPQFARPSDVEVFLSPPTSTLDGCILGDSPFFTSVPSGRVGSGSHCLYSSNDDFKQAVSFREIEDVASLEEKLGRPLSKQERSRIGVSKLRLFLEEILQKRYINNVPLIIPLLEKEHRSVTRKLGDIKQELSTLDEAKLKEKGRAFHDMFLTKLSLLLKGTVVAPPDKFGETLPDERINGGAFVGADGVQFPHKLIPNAGMRLYGGAQYHRAMAEFRFVVGGIKCPPITREEIVNACGVEDIHDGTNYSRTACVIAVVKAHDTFEPFLHQLGSRLLHILKRLLPISFYLLQKDCEYLSGHQVFLRRVASAFDNFAESTEKSCREKCMEDLVSTTRYVSWSLHNKSRAGLRQFLDSFGGTEHSNDPTATVVSQPNSQDKEDTKPQLEVKLSHVASGTDSSTSSQTAETKLADLLDSTLWNRRLAPSSERIVYGLVQQIFHGIREYFLVSTELKFNCFLLMPIVDKLPARLREDLESAFEDDLENVFDITNLQLSLGQQKGDMEIELKRINRLKDKFRLIHEQLIQRQVV, encoded by the exons ATGGCGGAAGAAAAAGAGCACAACCACCACCAACTCGACGAAACCGACGACAACGAATGGCGCCTCTACGAAGCCTACAACGAACTCCACGCGCTCGCTCAAGAGCTTCACACGCCCTTCGACGCTCCCGCCGTACTCGTCGTCGGCCACCAAACAGACGGCAAAAGCGCCCTCGTAGAAGCCCTAATGGGCTTCCAGTTCAACCACGTCGGCGGAGGCACCAAAACCCGCCGCCCCATCACCCTCCACATGAAATACGGCCCACATTGCGAGTCCCCTTCTTGCCATCTCCTCTCCGATGATGACCCCTCTCTTTCTCACCAAATGTCCCTCCCCCAAATCCAG GCTTATATTGAAGCGGAAAACGCGAGATTGGAACGTGATTCGTGTAATCAGTTTTCATCTAAGGAAATAATCATAAAAGTTGAATACAAATACTGTCCTAATCTCACCATTATAGACACACCAGGGTTAATTGCTCCTGCGCCAGGTAGAAAAAATAGGGCGTTACAGGCTCAGGCACGTGCGGTGGAGTCGCTTGTGCGAGCCAAAATGCAGCACAAGGAGTTTATTATACTCTGTCTTGAGGATTGTAGTGATTGGAGTAACGCGACGACGAGGCGCATTGTGATGCAGATTGATCCGGAATTGTCGAGGACTGTGATTGTTTCGACGAAGCTGGATACTAGGATACCGCAATTTGCACGTCCTTCTGATGTTGAGGTTTTTCTGTCACCGCCGACGTCTACGCTTGATGGTTGTATTCTTGGTGATTCGCCGTTTTTTACTTCGGTGCCTTCAGGGAGAGTTGGTTCGGGAAGTCACTGTTTGTACTCCTCCAATGATGATTTCAAACAG GCAGTAAGCTTTAGAGAGATAGAAGATGTTGCATCCTTGGAGGAGAAATTGGGACGGCCATTGTCAAAGCAAGAAAGAAGTAGGATAGGTGTGAGCAAACTTAGGCTGTTTCTGGAGGAAATACTACAAAAGAG GTATATAAATAACGTACCGTTGATCATTCCACTTCTTGAGAAGGAGCATCGGAGCGTGACAAGGAAATTGGGTGATATAAAACAAGAGTTGAG CACACTGGATGAAGCCAAGCTGAAGGAGAAAGGAAGAGCTTTTCATGATATGTTCTTGACCAAG CTGTCATTGCTGCTTAAAGGGACAGTTGTTGCGCCTCCCGATAAGTTTG gtGAAACACTACCAGATGAGCGAATAAATGGAGGTGCATTTGTTGGTGCTGACGGTGTTCAGTTCCCTCACAAGCTAATACCT AATGCAGGGATGCGTCTTTATGGTGGTGCACAATATCACCGGGCAATGGCTGAGTTTCGTTTTGTAGTTGGAGGAATCAAGTGTCCTCCAATCACTCGGGAAGAAATTGTAAATGCTTGTGGAGTTGAAGACATTCATGATGGGACAAACTACTCTAG GACTGCATGTGTAATTGCTGTTGTAAAAGCTCATGACACATTTGAACCTTTTCTTCATCAG TTGGGGTCTAGATTGTTGCATATACTTAAGAGATTGCTCCCTATCTCTTTTTATCTTCTCCAG AAAGATTGTGAGTATCTAAGTGGCCATCAGGTGTTCCTCAGACGAGTTGCCTCTGCCTTCGACAACTTTGCAGAATCTACTGAAAAATCATGCCGTGAAAA ATGTATGGAGGACTTGGTAAGCACCACACGATATGTCTCATGGTCTCTACACAATAAG AGTCGGGCTGGATTACGTCAATTCTTAGATTCATTTGGTGGAACAGAACATTCTAATGATCCTACTGCAACTGTTGTATCCCAACCAAATTCGCAAGATAAGGAAGACACAAAGCCACAACTAGAAGTAAAGCTCAGTCATGTGGCTTCTGGAACTGATTCTAGCACATCCAGCCAGACTGCTGAAACAAAGCTTGCTGACCTTCTTGATAGTACACTTTGGAATCGTAGGCTTGCTCCGTCATCCGAAAGGATTGTTTATGGTTTGGTACAACAAATATTTCACGGCATACGAGAATATTTTTTGGTTTCCACAGAATTAAAG TTCAACTGTTTCCTTTTGATGCCTATTGTGGACAAGTTGCCTGCACGGCTTCGGGAAGACCTAGAATCTGCTTTTGAAGATGACCTGGAAAATGTTTTTGACATAACCAATCTGCAGCTTTCATTGGGACAACAGAAGGGAGATATGGAAATTGAACTGAAAAGG ATCAACAGGCTCAAAGATAAATTCAGACTGATACATGAGCAGCTAATTCAACGCCAAGTCGTGTGA
- the LOC131603131 gene encoding uncharacterized protein LOC131603131: MTIITLSFPSTNPSFFSSSPKPFKFKPKSSPQLSPTPSSLPKTGKVIIIGAGLAGLAAATHLNSQNIPFLLLESSNAVGGRVRTDIVEGFRLDRGFQIFITAYPEAQKLLNYQSLNLQKFYSGAKIFYDGKFHTVADPLRHFFDSAKSLTNPIGSIYDKLLIGTTRIGVLTKSDEQILTSEELSTIDLLKKLGFSNSIITRFFRPFFGGIFFDPELETTSRLFDFIFKCLALGENTLPANGISAIPEQLAARLPSDSILLNTEAVSIDFGGSESPRVRLKNGDVLNSELGVIVAVEEPALVKLLAGRKNPVVKKPVRSTVCLYFTAEPDYIPVRDPVLFLNGSGKGIVNNMFFVTNVAPSYGPPNKALVSVSLIGLFEGEPDDELVGKVVQELSGWFGDRMVKEWKHLRTYRIEYAQPNQCPPTNLKKNPNVEPGLYLCGDYLTSATFDGALVSGRRAAESLLKDRAFIG; the protein is encoded by the coding sequence ATGACAATCATCACACTCTCCTTCCCTTCCACAAACCCctccttcttctcttcctctccaaAACCATTCAAATTCAAACCCAAATCCTCTCCACAACTTTCACCCACTCCCTCTTCACTACCCAAAACAGGTAAAGTCATTATAATTGGCGCCGGCCTCGCCGGCTTAGCCGCTGCCACCCACCTCAACTCCCAAAACATCCCTTTCCTCCTCCTCGAATCCTCCAACGCCGTCGGTGGCCGTGTCCGCACCGACATTGTCGAAGGCTTCCGCCTCGACCGCGGCTTCCAAATCTTCATCACCGCTTATCCAGAAGCCCAAAAACTCCTCAATTACCAATCCTTAAACCTCCAGAAATTCTACTCCGGAGCTAAAATCTTCTACGACGGCAAATTCCACACCGTCGCCGATCCACTTCGCCACTTCTTCGATTCAGCAAAATCACTCACTAACCCCATCGGTTCCATCTACGACAAACTTCTAATCGGAACCACCAGAATCGGCGTCCTCACAAAATCAGATGAACAAATTCTTACATCAGAAGAACTCTCTACAATTGACTTGCTAAAGAAGCTAGGGTTTTCCAATTCCATTATCACAAGATTCTTCCGGCCTTTTTTCGGCGGAATCTTCTTCGATCCAGAGCTCGAAACAACTTCAAGACTATTCGATTTCATCTTCAAGTGTCTCGCACTCGGTGAAAATACTCTCCCGGCGAACGGTATATCGGCGATTCCTGAACAGTTAGCGGCGAGGTTGCCGTCAGattcaatcttgctaaacacggAAGCAGTTTCCATTGATTTCGGTGGCTCTGAATCGCCACGCGTGAGGTTGAAAAACGGCGACGTTTTGAACAGCGAGTTAGGAGTGATCGTGGCCGTTGAAGAACCGGCTTTGGTGAAACTATTGGCGGGGAGAAAAAACCCGGTTGTTAAAAAACCGGTTCGTAGTAcagtttgtttatattttactgcGGAACCGGATTATATCCCGGTTCGTGATCCGGTTCTGTTTCTGAATGGTTCGGGTAAGGGAATAGTGAATAACATGTTTTTTGTTACGAATGTAGCTCCTTCATATGGTCCACCAAACAAGGCATTGGTTTCGGTTTCATTGATTGGGTTATTTGAGGGTGAACCGGATGATGAGTTAGTGGGAAAAGTGGTTCAAGAACTTTCGGGTTGGTTTGGAGATAGAATGGTGAAAGAATGGAAGCATTTGAGGACTTATAGAATTGAGTATGCACAACCGAATCAGTGTCCACCCACGAATTTGAAGAAAAACCCGAATGTTGAACCGGGTTTGTATTTGTGTGGTGATTATTTGACTTCAGCTACTTTTGATGGTGCTTTGGTATCTGGGAGGAGAGCAGCTGAATCACTCTTAAAGGATAGAGCCTTCATTGGCTGA